In Natronomonas halophila, one DNA window encodes the following:
- the priL gene encoding DNA primase regulatory subunit PriL, whose translation MERLHARYPFLDASRDAVEAADVDLAALVQRGGPAVERGQERVQRALLEGTTEAEESQLWSDRAELLSYPVARVLVSLLDVPGATEKYAAAEAATARERFVEDFEADIELKSTAESRLTLERLLADFGLSGRVEPTGNGRFSVEVTAYLELAGDLDDERWRLVGRPLDDGRVPVARAELYTLLREAIHHRVAEGLPLAVPEPIADPLDDELTAIRQDISDLDPPMAFDAVVPGLFPPCMRDLLTRIREGEALPDHSRFALVSFLVSTGLDGEEIVELCDVSGTPAERVQAQVERLDDEDGSALAPPSCAVMDEYGDCVDKDDTCETIQHPLSYYEKRLQQAPDNRVTDWRA comes from the coding sequence ATGGAGCGGCTCCACGCTCGCTATCCCTTCCTCGACGCCTCTCGCGATGCGGTCGAAGCCGCGGACGTCGACCTCGCCGCGCTCGTCCAGCGTGGCGGGCCGGCCGTCGAACGCGGCCAAGAGCGCGTCCAGCGCGCGCTTTTAGAGGGGACCACCGAAGCCGAGGAGTCGCAACTCTGGAGCGACCGCGCGGAACTGCTCTCCTACCCGGTCGCTCGCGTGCTCGTTTCGCTTTTGGACGTGCCGGGCGCCACGGAGAAGTACGCCGCCGCCGAGGCCGCCACCGCCCGCGAGCGGTTCGTCGAGGATTTCGAGGCCGATATCGAACTCAAAAGCACCGCCGAAAGCCGGCTCACGTTGGAGCGCCTGCTCGCGGATTTCGGCCTCTCGGGACGCGTCGAACCGACCGGAAACGGCCGATTCAGCGTCGAGGTGACTGCCTACCTCGAACTCGCCGGCGACCTCGACGACGAGCGCTGGCGACTCGTCGGTCGTCCGCTCGATGACGGCCGCGTGCCCGTCGCCCGCGCGGAACTGTACACCCTGCTTCGGGAGGCGATTCACCACCGCGTTGCGGAGGGCCTACCCCTCGCGGTACCGGAGCCCATCGCCGACCCGCTCGACGACGAACTCACGGCGATTCGACAGGACATCTCGGACCTCGACCCGCCGATGGCCTTCGACGCGGTCGTTCCGGGCCTCTTTCCGCCCTGCATGCGCGACCTGCTGACCCGCATCCGCGAGGGCGAGGCGCTGCCGGACCACTCCCGGTTCGCGCTCGTGTCGTTCCTCGTCAGTACCGGCCTCGACGGCGAGGAAATCGTCGAATTGTGTGACGTCTCAGGAACGCCCGCCGAACGGGTTCAGGCCCAAGTCGAACGCCTCGACGACGAGGACGGCAGTGCTCTGGCGCCGCCGTCGTGTGCCGTGATGGACGAGTACGGCGACTGCGTCGACAAGGACGACACCTGCGAGACGATTCAGCATCCGCTTTCCTATTACGAAAAACGGCTCCAGCAGGCGCCCGACAATCGGGTCACCGACTGGCGCGCCTAG
- a CDS encoding DUF7474 family protein, protein MRLRYRCPGCRTTSNLHDPGCEFEGTDRTHIEKAYTDILSPLSARNYDDEDALREDVPDRWSGLHGAVLSRLESDQRVVDEDGELQLLPPEEYKERVSKPTFEPLKTIYEKGSVPGAHDNSVFAIIAFYEMVGLSWEEARENTVDWLHESGTWDRGGFEEASPEELVDSKKHVYEQGYGWKEKAQAAKAVIDRHL, encoded by the coding sequence GTGCGTCTCAGGTATCGCTGTCCGGGCTGTCGGACGACCAGCAACCTCCACGACCCTGGGTGTGAGTTCGAGGGCACCGACCGGACCCACATCGAGAAGGCCTACACCGACATCCTGAGCCCGCTGTCCGCCCGCAACTACGACGACGAGGACGCCCTCCGAGAGGACGTCCCGGACCGCTGGAGCGGCCTCCACGGGGCGGTCCTCTCCCGTCTCGAAAGCGACCAGCGGGTCGTCGACGAGGACGGCGAACTCCAGTTGCTGCCGCCAGAGGAATACAAGGAGCGCGTCTCCAAGCCCACGTTCGAGCCGCTGAAGACGATTTATGAGAAGGGCAGCGTGCCGGGCGCGCACGACAACTCCGTTTTCGCCATAATCGCCTTCTACGAGATGGTCGGCCTCTCGTGGGAAGAGGCCCGCGAGAACACCGTCGACTGGCTCCACGAGTCGGGGACGTGGGACCGCGGCGGCTTCGAGGAGGCCTCACCCGAGGAACTGGTCGACTCGAAGAAGCACGTCTACGAGCAGGGCTACGGCTGGAAGGAGAAGGCCCAGGCCGCGAAGGCGGTCATCGACCGCCATCTGTAG
- a CDS encoding DUF7533 family protein — MGIIDTISLAGTLVLALPIGMLGVEFLVGGRTAMGVGFIAVAAALVIGQHYISVFDIKERVLGTAVDTVVIDEDEVPSDDDDAPEGYQK; from the coding sequence ATGGGTATCATCGACACCATCTCGCTCGCCGGGACGCTCGTTCTCGCGTTGCCCATCGGGATGCTCGGCGTCGAGTTCCTCGTCGGGGGGCGGACGGCCATGGGTGTCGGGTTCATCGCTGTCGCCGCGGCGCTGGTCATCGGCCAGCACTACATCAGCGTCTTCGATATCAAGGAGCGCGTTCTGGGGACGGCCGTCGACACCGTCGTCATCGACGAGGACGAGGTGCCGTCCGACGACGATGACGCCCCCGAGGGGTACCAGAAGTGA
- a CDS encoding DUF7533 family protein: MTLGIIRSLQLIGTLVVAGPIAMVGVFNLLDGLYPQAVFFLLASIGLVIVSEYIYTRLTDKTVGRVKRLKNIRGGE, translated from the coding sequence GTGACGCTGGGAATCATCCGCTCGCTGCAACTCATCGGGACGCTGGTCGTCGCCGGTCCCATCGCGATGGTCGGCGTGTTCAACCTGCTCGACGGCCTCTATCCGCAGGCCGTGTTCTTCCTCCTCGCGTCCATCGGCCTCGTCATCGTCAGCGAGTACATCTACACGCGGCTGACGGACAAGACGGTGGGTCGGGTCAAGCGGCTGAAGAACATTCGCGGCGGGGAGTAG
- a CDS encoding metallophosphoesterase family protein has protein sequence MQVGVISDIHANRVALDAVLDDMPEVDALVCAGDVVGYNPWPGDCVDAMRERDVPTIMGNHDRSVVTGTGYPGNRMADAGVHHAIDELDDDQMAWLRSLPEERTCFDGRMKIVHGHPDDPNRYTHPGLFSEDLLDDEDVLVMGHTHVQHYEVYDDGVVMNPGSVGQPRDSDPKAAYAIVDLDELAVEEYRVAYDIEAVIEAIEDAGLPEDTGKRLRKGR, from the coding sequence ATGCAAGTCGGGGTTATCTCTGATATTCACGCGAACCGGGTCGCGCTCGATGCGGTCCTCGACGATATGCCCGAGGTGGACGCGCTGGTCTGTGCGGGGGACGTGGTGGGGTACAACCCGTGGCCGGGCGACTGCGTCGACGCGATGCGCGAGCGCGACGTGCCGACGATAATGGGGAACCACGACCGCTCGGTCGTGACGGGGACGGGCTATCCCGGCAACCGGATGGCCGACGCGGGGGTCCATCACGCCATCGACGAACTCGACGATGACCAGATGGCGTGGCTTCGCTCGCTGCCCGAGGAGCGAACCTGTTTCGACGGTCGGATGAAAATCGTCCACGGCCATCCCGACGACCCGAACCGCTACACCCATCCGGGGCTGTTCTCCGAGGACCTGCTCGACGACGAGGACGTGCTCGTGATGGGCCACACGCACGTTCAGCACTACGAAGTCTACGACGACGGCGTCGTCATGAATCCGGGCAGCGTCGGCCAGCCGCGGGACAGCGACCCCAAAGCCGCCTATGCCATCGTCGACCTCGACGAGTTGGCCGTCGAGGAGTACCGGGTGGCGTACGACATCGAGGCGGTCATCGAAGCCATCGAGGATGCCGGATTACCCGAGGACACGGGCAAGCGGTTGCGGAAAGGGCGGTAG
- a CDS encoding riboflavin synthase, translating to MFTGIVEETGEIVAVDDGPEGRRLRVAASFCDELEHGQSIAVSGACLTVEDWDSESFELFCSEETLERTYLDEIEVGDVVNLERALPADGRFDGHFVQGHVDGVGEVTEIEKLGDDWSFAFSLPEDLQRYVVEKGSIAVDGISLTVADLGDDDFAVAIIPATYELTTLADKELGDPVHLEVDVVAKYVESLTEGYVQ from the coding sequence ATGTTCACCGGCATCGTCGAGGAGACCGGCGAAATCGTCGCCGTCGATGACGGCCCCGAAGGCCGCCGACTCCGCGTCGCCGCGTCGTTCTGTGACGAACTCGAACACGGCCAGTCCATCGCGGTCAGTGGCGCGTGCCTGACGGTTGAGGACTGGGATTCGGAGAGCTTCGAACTGTTCTGCTCCGAGGAGACGCTGGAACGGACGTATCTCGATGAAATCGAGGTCGGCGACGTCGTCAACCTCGAACGCGCGCTGCCCGCCGACGGCCGCTTCGACGGCCACTTCGTGCAGGGCCACGTCGACGGCGTCGGCGAAGTGACCGAAATCGAGAAACTGGGGGACGACTGGTCGTTCGCCTTCTCGCTGCCCGAGGACCTCCAGCGGTACGTCGTCGAGAAGGGCTCGATTGCGGTCGACGGCATCTCGCTGACCGTCGCCGATTTGGGCGATGACGACTTCGCCGTCGCCATCATTCCAGCGACCTACGAGTTGACGACGCTTGCCGACAAGGAATTGGGCGACCCCGTCCACCTCGAAGTCGACGTGGTCGCGAAATACGTCGAGAGCCTCACCGAGGGCTACGTCCAGTAG
- a CDS encoding aspartate kinase gives MRVVAKFGGTSLGNGDRVNRAADSIAAAVNEGHEVAVVASAMGSTTDFLLDAITFEADESDEAEIVSMGERTSVRMLKAALGARGIDAKFLEPGTDEWPVITDEHGEVDVEETQRRAKKLAADMAAEGYVPVITGFLAQDHAGNVTTLGRGGSDTTAVMMGNYMNADEVVIVTDVEGVMTGDPRVVEGARNVGEITVDELRNLSFRGAEVVAPSALSYKTGKMSVRVVHYQHGDLLSGGTSIEGQFENLIDLREEPLACLTVAGRAIRNTPGILSDLSDAMADSDLNIDAVSSGMDSVTFYVDAEVAERAENVLHQAVIDVEELSSVTVDDNVAVIRITGGELPTQSGILEDIIVALSEEHITIQDLITSATSVSVFIDWDDREAALKQIQNAV, from the coding sequence ATGCGCGTAGTCGCCAAGTTCGGCGGCACCAGCCTCGGCAACGGCGACCGGGTCAACCGTGCTGCCGACTCCATCGCCGCCGCCGTCAACGAGGGCCACGAAGTCGCCGTCGTCGCCTCGGCGATGGGGTCGACCACCGACTTCCTGCTCGACGCCATCACCTTCGAGGCCGACGAATCCGACGAGGCCGAAATCGTCTCGATGGGCGAACGCACCTCCGTCCGGATGCTGAAAGCCGCCCTCGGCGCCCGCGGCATCGACGCCAAGTTCCTCGAACCCGGCACCGACGAATGGCCGGTCATCACCGACGAACACGGCGAGGTCGACGTCGAGGAGACCCAGCGCCGCGCGAAGAAGCTCGCGGCCGACATGGCCGCCGAAGGCTACGTCCCCGTCATCACCGGCTTCCTCGCACAGGACCACGCCGGCAACGTCACCACGCTCGGCCGCGGCGGCTCCGACACCACCGCCGTCATGATGGGCAACTACATGAACGCCGACGAGGTCGTCATCGTCACCGACGTCGAAGGCGTCATGACCGGCGACCCCCGTGTCGTCGAGGGCGCACGCAACGTCGGCGAAATCACCGTCGACGAACTCCGTAACCTCTCCTTCCGCGGTGCCGAAGTCGTCGCCCCCTCCGCCCTCTCGTATAAGACCGGCAAGATGAGCGTTCGCGTCGTCCACTACCAGCACGGCGACCTCCTCTCGGGTGGCACCTCCATCGAGGGCCAGTTCGAGAACCTCATCGACCTCCGGGAGGAACCGCTGGCCTGCCTCACCGTCGCCGGCCGCGCCATCCGCAACACCCCGGGCATCCTCTCGGACCTCTCGGACGCCATGGCGGATTCGGACCTCAACATCGACGCCGTCTCCAGCGGCATGGATTCGGTCACCTTCTACGTCGACGCCGAAGTCGCCGAACGCGCCGAGAACGTCCTCCATCAGGCCGTCATCGACGTCGAGGAACTCTCCAGCGTCACCGTCGACGACAACGTCGCCGTCATCCGAATCACCGGCGGCGAACTCCCCACCCAGTCGGGTATCCTCGAAGACATCATCGTCGCTCTCAGCGAGGAACACATCACGATTCAGGACCTCATCACCAGCGCCACCTCCGTCTCCGTCTTCATCGACTGGGACGACCGCGAAGCCGCGCTCAAACAAATCCAAAACGCCGTCTAA
- the hjc gene encoding Holliday junction resolvase Hjc has protein sequence MSNSNAKGDRRERELVNKLDEAGFAVMRAPASGSATERELPDVLAGDGETFYAIEAKSSSGDPIYLTGEEIEALVYFSQNFGAKPRVAARFDREDWYFFHPGDLYTTDGGNYRVKKETALAEGTDFAEFVGDSEKVTLDEVAVESDAGPDRDVLEALQRGDLSVDEAAEML, from the coding sequence ATGTCGAACTCGAACGCGAAGGGGGACCGCCGCGAGCGCGAACTCGTCAACAAACTCGACGAGGCCGGTTTCGCGGTCATGCGCGCGCCCGCTTCCGGCAGCGCCACCGAGCGCGAACTCCCGGACGTGCTGGCCGGCGACGGCGAGACCTTCTACGCTATCGAGGCGAAATCCTCCAGCGGCGACCCCATCTATCTGACCGGCGAGGAAATCGAGGCGCTGGTCTACTTCTCGCAGAATTTCGGCGCCAAACCCCGCGTCGCGGCCCGCTTCGACCGCGAGGACTGGTATTTCTTCCATCCCGGCGACCTCTATACGACCGACGGCGGCAACTACCGCGTCAAGAAGGAAACCGCCCTCGCGGAGGGCACCGATTTCGCGGAGTTCGTCGGCGACTCCGAGAAGGTCACGCTTGACGAAGTTGCCGTCGAATCCGACGCCGGCCCCGACCGGGACGTCCTCGAAGCGCTCCAGCGCGGCGACCTCTCGGTCGACGAGGCCGCCGAGATGTTATAA
- a CDS encoding SHOCT domain-containing protein: MSNDDRLLRLVLIIGAALLLLPVLMMLVMMPTIGGMHTGMWDGGMMGTGGWWLVSSLLPLVVIAVLAYAGYRALADGDEADRAIEELRQAYARGELTDEEYETRMQRLKEDQN, from the coding sequence ATGAGTAACGATGACCGACTGCTGCGGCTCGTCCTCATCATCGGCGCAGCCCTGCTGCTGCTGCCGGTCCTGATGATGCTAGTCATGATGCCGACCATCGGCGGGATGCACACCGGGATGTGGGACGGCGGGATGATGGGCACCGGCGGCTGGTGGCTGGTGTCGAGTCTCCTGCCGCTCGTCGTCATCGCGGTGCTGGCCTACGCCGGCTACCGGGCTCTCGCCGACGGGGACGAAGCCGACCGAGCCATCGAGGAACTCCGGCAGGCCTACGCTCGCGGCGAGTTGACCGACGAGGAATACGAGACGCGGATGCAGCGACTGAAAGAAGACCAGAACTAA
- a CDS encoding DUF7472 family protein: MDRDAAVEAVVAFAGVALLAGVIMWIGTAYTSDGLTANGGIALVAAIGFFIVFMSVVGLGLSRRY; this comes from the coding sequence ATGGACCGGGATGCGGCCGTCGAAGCCGTCGTCGCGTTCGCGGGCGTCGCGTTGCTCGCGGGCGTCATCATGTGGATCGGGACCGCCTACACGAGCGATGGGCTCACCGCGAACGGCGGCATCGCCCTCGTCGCGGCTATCGGTTTCTTCATCGTCTTCATGTCCGTCGTCGGCCTCGGACTCTCGCGACGCTACTAG
- a CDS encoding PQQ-binding-like beta-propeller repeat protein gives MSGSNDSGRTGRTTSRRRLLQSVGLAATASLAGCTLPGRGYDRSQEAFDPEPLPYDETYPDDDGVTMFREGTRRLGYYPDAVVPESVEKEWSMPINEIGHTAAKASPRPTPDGETLIIPADTGKVHAVRPDGEQVWTAQTGATNLGIHGTPLIVDGTAYVGGYDGAMYAFDVATGERVWKTSNWRLRGALAIGSSPVYWDGVIYVVAEYNYPWQEPSGTAWALDAETGAPLWHDDRLWGMPHPSFAIDPATERIITGSNDGVCYCWEFPSMEFAWEFQTGAEIKGTIPTYEGKAFVGSWDGHFYCLDLEDGSEEWSFETGEVIMSNPGIDPDAGVVFMGSDDHHIYALDTETGEELWSRNVGGHVIGSLSVTAESVLVGSYDTHLYALDKETGAIRWRVPNNGHVTSEAVPHDGRVYYAERADLSGYWSDAETVVETPGHAYCLGPES, from the coding sequence ATGTCCGGGTCGAACGACAGCGGGCGAACGGGTCGCACAACCAGTCGACGCCGATTGTTGCAGAGCGTCGGCCTCGCGGCGACCGCTAGCCTCGCCGGCTGTACCCTTCCCGGTCGGGGCTACGACCGGAGCCAAGAGGCGTTCGACCCGGAACCGCTGCCTTACGACGAGACGTATCCGGACGATGACGGCGTGACGATGTTCCGAGAGGGGACGCGACGGCTCGGCTACTATCCGGATGCCGTCGTCCCCGAGTCGGTCGAAAAAGAGTGGTCGATGCCGATAAACGAAATCGGCCACACGGCGGCGAAGGCGAGTCCGCGGCCGACGCCGGACGGCGAGACGCTGATTATCCCGGCCGACACGGGGAAGGTCCATGCGGTGCGGCCCGACGGCGAGCAGGTGTGGACCGCTCAGACCGGCGCGACGAACCTCGGCATCCACGGGACGCCGCTCATCGTCGATGGGACGGCCTACGTCGGCGGCTACGACGGCGCGATGTACGCCTTCGACGTGGCGACGGGCGAGCGGGTCTGGAAGACCTCCAACTGGCGCCTCCGCGGCGCCCTCGCCATCGGCTCCAGCCCGGTCTACTGGGACGGCGTCATCTACGTCGTCGCCGAGTACAACTACCCGTGGCAGGAGCCATCGGGGACGGCGTGGGCGCTGGACGCCGAGACGGGCGCGCCGCTGTGGCACGACGACCGCCTGTGGGGGATGCCACACCCCTCCTTTGCCATCGACCCCGCGACCGAGCGCATCATCACCGGGTCGAACGACGGCGTCTGTTACTGCTGGGAGTTCCCCTCCATGGAGTTCGCCTGGGAGTTCCAGACGGGTGCCGAAATCAAGGGCACCATTCCGACCTACGAGGGCAAGGCCTTCGTCGGGTCGTGGGACGGCCACTTCTACTGTCTCGACCTCGAAGACGGCAGCGAGGAGTGGTCCTTCGAGACCGGAGAGGTCATCATGTCGAACCCGGGCATCGACCCCGACGCGGGCGTCGTCTTCATGGGCAGCGACGACCACCATATCTACGCGCTGGACACCGAGACGGGCGAGGAACTGTGGTCGCGAAACGTCGGCGGCCACGTCATCGGGTCGCTGTCGGTAACCGCCGAGAGCGTGCTGGTCGGGTCCTACGATACGCACCTGTACGCGCTCGACAAGGAGACTGGCGCCATCCGCTGGCGGGTCCCGAACAACGGCCACGTGACGAGCGAAGCGGTCCCCCACGACGGGCGGGTTTATTACGCCGAACGGGCCGACCTCAGCGGCTACTGGAGCGACGCCGAAACGGTCGTCGAAACCCCCGGTCACGCCTACTGTCTCGGACCGGAATCGTGA
- a CDS encoding homing endonuclease associated repeat-containing protein, with product MATPKPECIDALREAADRLDKSPTKAEYEALGLTPASATIIRQLGGWNAAKEATGLDIEPSTGARVSEKPADVELPDEMEWSELSVDQRWHYRNRERNAERTRRRRAKLRQWLNEYKAERGCVRCGESDPACLDFHHRQPSEKEMDVGTMVTHGYGKAALRDEIEGCDVLCANCHRLEHHTPPTEELRNWVFERKRNRGGCATCGETDPACLDFHHVGEKADTIARLVADDRPRPVIEAEIDKCELLCANCHRRAHFVPPTPEAASGEHDNHK from the coding sequence ATGGCGACGCCGAAACCCGAATGCATCGACGCCCTTCGGGAAGCGGCCGACCGGTTGGACAAGTCGCCGACGAAAGCCGAATACGAGGCGTTGGGGCTGACGCCTGCCTCGGCGACCATCATTCGGCAACTCGGCGGCTGGAACGCCGCGAAAGAGGCTACCGGGCTGGACATCGAGCCCTCGACGGGGGCGCGAGTTAGCGAGAAACCCGCTGATGTCGAACTCCCAGATGAGATGGAATGGTCGGAACTCTCGGTCGACCAGCGGTGGCACTATCGAAACCGCGAGCGGAACGCCGAGCGGACTCGCAGGCGGCGGGCGAAACTCCGCCAGTGGCTCAACGAATACAAGGCGGAACGCGGCTGTGTTCGGTGTGGCGAAAGCGACCCCGCGTGTCTCGACTTCCACCACAGACAGCCCTCGGAAAAGGAGATGGACGTGGGGACGATGGTAACGCACGGATACGGCAAAGCGGCGCTTCGGGACGAAATCGAGGGCTGCGATGTGCTCTGTGCGAACTGCCATCGGCTGGAGCATCACACGCCACCGACCGAGGAACTGCGAAACTGGGTGTTCGAACGGAAACGAAACCGGGGCGGGTGTGCGACCTGCGGCGAGACCGACCCGGCTTGCCTCGATTTCCATCACGTCGGTGAGAAGGCCGACACTATCGCACGGTTGGTTGCGGATGACCGCCCACGGCCGGTCATCGAAGCGGAGATTGACAAGTGCGAGCTACTGTGTGCGAACTGCCATCGGCGGGCGCATTTCGTGCCGCCGACGCCGGAGGCAGCGTCGGGCGAACACGACAATCATAAATAG
- a CDS encoding IMP cyclohydrolase has protein sequence MYVGRFIVVAPDRAAYRVSSRSFPNRQVIQREGALTVAPTPDAPETDNPYISYNCLRTTDGGDFAVIGNGTQVDPITEKLELGYPARDALVEPLLALDYEKDDYDTPRIAGVVGDEESYIGIVRRDAMLVHAVEEPTLVATYEKDRPEATDLDATDPEAMARELYDRDLEHPVCAAAVANTDDGFETGFYNGE, from the coding sequence ATGTACGTCGGACGTTTCATCGTCGTCGCACCGGACCGCGCGGCCTACCGCGTCTCCTCGCGGTCGTTCCCGAACCGGCAGGTCATCCAGCGCGAGGGGGCCCTCACCGTCGCGCCGACGCCGGACGCGCCGGAGACGGACAACCCCTATATCTCGTATAACTGCCTGCGAACGACCGACGGCGGCGACTTCGCCGTCATCGGCAACGGCACGCAGGTCGACCCCATCACCGAAAAGCTCGAACTCGGCTATCCGGCGCGTGACGCCCTGGTCGAACCGCTGCTCGCGCTGGATTACGAGAAGGACGACTACGACACGCCCCGCATCGCGGGCGTCGTCGGCGACGAGGAGAGTTACATCGGCATCGTCCGCCGAGATGCCATGCTCGTCCACGCTGTCGAGGAACCGACGCTGGTCGCGACCTACGAGAAGGACCGCCCGGAAGCGACCGACCTCGACGCGACCGACCCGGAAGCGATGGCCCGAGAACTCTACGACCGGGACCTCGAACACCCGGTCTGTGCGGCGGCGGTGGCCAACACCGACGACGGCTTCGAGACCGGCTTTTATAACGGCGAGTAG
- a CDS encoding PAS domain-containing sensor histidine kinase, with protein MHINEHDTETELFPVDEPEGLRHLLGHIQDAVVAFELVDDEPVIRSVNESFVELFGYERAEVVDTPLNDHIVPEWLTDEADTLDSRTASGEINYRRVQRRTADGLREFLYRGIPYTSESSGIDGFAVYTDLTEINRKERQLQVVTRVLRHTLRTEANIIEGNSAQLLEVLDGDNEDAVRTATVINRRAERLLGLAGDAAQIDDVLQSPDSDAAPLDCVPLVRATVEQLRNAHPNATVDLDIPDSMTVSAIPRLQLAIENVVENAIEHNPDDEPTVRVRIESIENGGWADIIVDDDAPRIPPMERNVVTGDADITPKHHGSGLGLWLVKWIVDRSGGELAFEDSDLGGNSVRIRLQQE; from the coding sequence ATGCATATTAACGAACACGATACTGAGACGGAGTTGTTCCCGGTCGACGAACCCGAAGGGTTGCGCCATCTCCTCGGCCACATACAGGACGCCGTCGTCGCCTTCGAACTCGTCGACGACGAACCGGTTATCAGGAGCGTCAACGAGTCGTTCGTCGAGTTGTTCGGCTACGAGCGCGCCGAGGTGGTGGATACGCCGCTCAACGACCACATCGTCCCCGAGTGGCTCACCGACGAGGCCGACACGCTCGACTCGCGGACCGCCTCGGGCGAAATCAACTATCGGCGGGTCCAGCGCCGGACCGCCGACGGCCTCCGTGAGTTCCTCTATCGCGGGATTCCCTACACCTCGGAGTCATCCGGAATCGACGGCTTCGCCGTCTACACCGACCTGACCGAAATCAACCGGAAGGAACGCCAACTGCAGGTCGTCACGCGCGTCCTGCGGCACACCCTGCGGACGGAGGCCAACATCATCGAAGGCAACTCGGCGCAGTTGCTGGAGGTACTCGACGGCGACAACGAGGACGCCGTCCGGACGGCGACGGTCATCAACCGGCGCGCCGAGCGATTGCTCGGTCTGGCGGGCGATGCGGCACAGATAGACGATGTACTGCAGTCGCCGGATTCCGACGCCGCGCCGCTGGATTGCGTGCCGCTGGTCCGGGCCACGGTCGAACAACTCCGCAACGCGCATCCGAACGCGACGGTCGACCTCGATATCCCGGATTCGATGACCGTTTCGGCGATTCCGCGCCTCCAACTCGCCATCGAGAACGTCGTCGAGAACGCCATCGAGCACAACCCCGACGACGAACCGACCGTCCGGGTCCGCATCGAGAGCATCGAGAACGGCGGATGGGCGGATATCATCGTCGACGACGACGCGCCGCGCATCCCGCCGATGGAGCGCAACGTCGTCACCGGCGACGCGGATATCACGCCGAAACACCACGGCAGCGGCCTCGGCCTCTGGCTCGTCAAATGGATCGTCGACCGCTCCGGCGGCGAACTCGCCTTCGAGGACAGCGATTTGGGCGGCAACAGCGTCCGCATCCGCCTCCAACAGGAATAG